In Isachenkonia alkalipeptolytica, the sequence CAGCATTTCTTTGGTGTTGTCATCCCAAACCTCGTTGTCACCGGCATGTCCAAACAGTCCAACGGATATTACGATTTTTCCTTGTAGCGTCAGCTCCTTTTGAACGCTCATGAAATCCTCCTTAAACCTGGTACTTCCACATAACGTGACCACTTCATACTTATCGATCATTTTTATCTCCTTTCCTGCTATTCTCCCGGCACCCGCTCCCTATGCTGTACAAAAAATCTCCCATGGAAGCCGTCTTTGGTCGATGCCGTTATTTGGGAATCCACATCGCTTGATCATTTTCTTTGAATCCGCATTTTTCAATAAAAAGAATTTTCAAAAGCCTGCACTATCACCTTTTCATCTTTATTCCATCCAACGCTCTTAAATACTTCCGTCAGTTCCTTCCCATTAATTTGGGTATTTACACAATATTCGATACTCATAATACCCCTCCTTCCGACCCTGACCTAAACAGGTCTTCACTTTTTCCTTCTGTTATTAATTCAATATTTGCTTTCCAAACTCCTCTATTTTCAGTGAAAATTTTACCAACTTTCCCTCTTTACCAATTCCCTTCCGCCTACAGACGGAGGATCAAAGGCCCTTCAGGAGGATTCAAAAAGCGTCTTCCGACGGTTATATTGACTTTAGATCCGGTCTATAATAAAGACAAGTTCAAAGTAGTACATAGAACTAAAAATTTGAAAGGAGAGGATCACCGTGGAAAACATTTTAGAAATGAACGGATTGGAAACCATCGCAACAAAAATCGATCGTATAAAGGAGGGAGAACCCATGGAAAAAACCTTAACCGTACAAAATGAAACCTTTGTGGTAACCGTTGACGAAGCCAAGTCTAACAAACTTACTTTCGTTTTCAATAAAGCCCAGGACAAAATTGCTCAGATTTTACGTCATCAGGAAGTTGAAAAAGACATCCAAAAAGCGAAGGAGCAGTTTCACTATGGCAGCTTTATCGGATAGAAAACCAAAAAACAGAGTCACCCCAAGAAAAAAATAACCGCCTTTCAGGTCCGAGAACAGAACCTGGAGGCGGTTATTTTTTTTATTCTCTTTGATTACAGCTCCAAAGCACCTATATTTGCTACGATGGTATATCCGCTGTCTTCACCCTTTTCCGAATTTTCCTGTTCCCTATTAAGGATGCCGTAGTTTTCCGCAACTTTTTGACTGAGAATGCCGTAGATCTCCTTCGGGCACTGGATTTTACCATAGTTCTTAATACTTTTGATGCCCTTTGCGATCTCCTCTTCCGTGATCCTTTCGGTAAATTCCAATGCGCCGTAATTTTCGATTTCGATATTTTCTTTTCCCTTCAGGTAGTTTCCGTCCACAACCAGGTTCGCGTAGTTTTCCACCGCTTCCGGGTTAAAGGTTTTAATCTCCATATCACCGGCCAACTTTTTATAGGCTTCTTTCTCCCCTTTGGGTACATAAAGCTCCCTTCCTTTGATGTCCCTAAGATGCCCCTGAACTTCCTCATAGGGTAGGAGGATTTTCAATGTATTTTTCACAAATATTTTTCGATCAGTAAACATTGCCTCACTCTAAGCCGTCCACCAGTGGCCTTTCTTTATAAAAATTTACGTGCAAAAACAGTTACCAATGAGGCTGATATTAAGACCCCAAGCATACCTTCGATCCCTGATAATAATTTAAATATCCCAATGGGAGACAAGTCTCCATATCCAATGGTGGTATACGATATCAACGAGAAGTAAAATGAATTCACTATCACTAAAACAGTATTATTGTTTGTTGCTATATCCAGTGTGGTATCCCCCACCAAAATATATTGTGGAAACAGTGAATACACAGCTCCAAAAATGACAATAGTAGCTATCATTGTTAGAACGATTCTTCTGTAATTTGTAAAGTAGCCTGTTGTAATATCTAAAACTTTGTTCGCTATGTATTTGACCCCTGTATTATACGCTTTGTTTTTTTGCACACTTTGGAAATATTTCAATTTCAGTTCAGCATCCGTATCATTGTTCTGATTAGCCAGCCTAATAAAAACATTTACGTTTTCAATTGTTTCCGTATCCCTTAAGTTGTACTTAAAAATTCTGTTCATATCTCCGTATTCAATAAAGCTAATGTCAAATAAGATTTTCCCTCTAAAATACGTACCTCGTAAATTTATTGTATCAAAGGTATTCTCAACCATAATGAAATCAGCGTCAATTATTGATTTCTCTACCATTATATTTTCAATAGTACACTTATTGATCCATAAAGTTTTCGCATGTAATTTTTTTGTTGTAAAATTCTTAATGTCGTTTCCAATTAATACGAGTTTTTTATTTATAACCCTGGCAGCGTAATTATTGCTATTAAAACTTATATCTTCAATCCTACAATGAGTGATTTCGACTACATTTAGAATCGGCTGATGAGAATCGAAGTTGATAAGTAATGACTTTGCAGAACACTCTTCCAAAACTAAGTTATCGATATGTGCTGTCTGGATTTCTATTTGTGTGAAATCACAAAAATATCCTGCGAAAGTATCCCTTAGATCATGGAATGATACGCTACCCATAAAACAACAATCGTAAGCTTCAAAGGATACCGGATTAAAAACAAATCTTATTTCATTCTTTATTAAACAACGGTCTAGCACTAATGATCCTTCTTCCCAATTTGGGTCATCATCACTTTGAATGTCTTTTTTAAGCTCCCCTAAAAACACACAGTTGCTTATCCTGAGACCCTCCAAGAGAAGACCTGCTTTCTTTTGAATACTACTTAGTTCTATGTCAAATCGAATCACAAAAAATACATTTTCCAGAAGAGACCCTTCATGTTTCACGTCATCATCTTTTCCATTCCTATTTAGTGATCTTATAAAATTGAACTTATTATTCAGTTTTATTAAATCATCGTAGGAATTAACAAGATGATAGGTAGCCCCCTCCATAATAATAGACTCTTCCCCATCTAACTGGGTTAAGCTATTTACTAAAGCCTTGGCATTTTCAAAAGAAGTACAGGCCATGATACATCACTCATTTCTTCATGTATTTTTATATCTTCTCCCCCATCGATAAGTCCTTTCTTCTTATATAACTATAACAAAACCTCTTACCGCTCCCTTCTTATCGCTTGATGTTCCCTCTTTTTTAAAAACCGCTGTTTCCATATTTGTACCCATTTCCGACGGGAAGGAACCTTTTTGCCTCCTTATTCTTTCACCCAGTAAAAACTACCGTCCCTTTTTCGGTCTAAAAATCCGTATTGAATCAGATAGCGTCGGACCGTAACGTAGTCCTCAATCTTCTCTTTGATGATTTCATTTACCTCCTTTTCCCGATACTGCTTATTCGCCTCAAAGGCCTCCATAATGTATTGAAGGATCACGATCTTTTTCTTTTCCTTGCTGGGAAAGCTTGTAACCCGACCATCTTTAATATAGGCCTGTAGTATTTTTTCCTGCTCACCCTGGGTAATCACGTAGCGGTCGTCCACGGAGGTTGCCCGGCGGTGAATATCCACTAACTCCTCCGAGGGGGTTTTCGGTTTCTTTGGATTGTCCAAAAGTCCCATCAGAGCTAGGAAGACCCTTGCCTGTTTTTCCTTCTCCCGCAGTTTAAAACGATGATTTCGAATGGTAGCGGGACTTTTCCCTCCCTGATTTTTGACGATTTCCTTATCACTGCGACCTAAATAGAGATCTTCCAGGATTTCTTTTTGGGTATCCGTCAATCCCGTATACCGTTTGCTTAAGTTCAACAGATAATGAAAAACCGACTGATGTTTTTCGACGATGTGGTCCTTTACCGTCAGTTTCGCATCCAACAGCTTCCCCTTTCGCTGATAAACCCTCCCGTCCTGAAAACTCTCACCGCAGATCAGGCACCGATAGTCCTCTTCCTCCCTTCGATAAATGTATCCCCGCTGCATTTCCTCCGGAGATGCTTTCCAAAAAGCTTCGTTTATGTTTTCCATAGTTACCCTCCTTAAACATAGTTAAACCAAACATAATATTGTATAGTCTGTTTATATATAAACATAATACTATTTTGTTTGCAATTAGTCAAGCTTGCTGTAAATAAAAAGAGACTCCTTTAAGAGTCTCTTTTTGCTTTCTCTTTTTTTTCCGTTAAAACACGGGAACCACCGCACCGTCGTAGTTCTCCCATAGGAAGTCCTCGACTTTTTCCCTCGTCAACACTTCAATTAATGCCTGGATCTTTTCCAAATCCGTTAACTCCTCTCTGGTGGCGATCACATTGGTGTAGGGTGAGTTTTCATTCTCACTGATTAACGCATCCTCTAAGGGATGAAAATCCGCCTCCAGGGCATAATTCGTATTAATCACCGCAGCGTCCACATCCTCTAGGGATCTTGGTAGTTGAGGAGCCTCCAACTCCACGAATTCTAAGTTTTTCGGATTGTTTTTAATATCACTGATGGTAACCTGTAGGTCCGACCCTTCCTCTACATCAATCAGCCCAAACTCACTAAGAAGCAGTAAGGCTCTTCCCCCATTGGTCGGGTCATTGGGTATGGCAATGGTGCTTCCTTCCTGAAGCTCTTCGATATCCCCCAGGCTATTGGAATAAAGACCCAAGGGTTCCACGTGTACTTCCAGTACGCTTGATAAGTTCAGTCCGTGTTCGCCGTTAAAACTCTCTAAGTAGGGGCCGTGCTGAAAGAAGTTCGCATCAACTTCCTCTTCCTCCAGGGAGAGGTTGGGGGTTACGTAATCGGTAAACTCTACGATCTCTAAAGCGATGCCCTCCTTTTTTAAGTCCTCTTCGATAAACTCCAGAATTTCACTGTGGGGTACGGGGCTAGCGCCGATTCTCAAAGTGGAAAGTTCCTCGTCCTCCCCTGCATCGGTGCATCCCACAAAAATTCCCCAAGTGATAATCAACAACAATCCAATAATAATTCCTTTTCTTTTCGTCATTAACTTCTCCTCCTATTCAATTTATTGGCAAGAAAACTTCCGGTCCATTGTACGGTGGTTACCAGGACCACCAGGACGATAATGGTGCTAAACATCACTTCCTGATCGAAGCGATGGTAGCCATAGCGAATGGCCAGATCACCCAAACCACCTCCTCCCACAACCCCGGCCATGGCCGAGTAACCCACCACATTCACAAAGGTAATGGTAATCCCCAGTACCAACGGGGAGATGCTTTCAGGTAGCAGGACTTTTCGAATGATTTCACCATTGGTGGCCCCCATGGACTGGGCGGCTTCTATCAGCCCGAAGTCGATTTCTCCCAGGGCGCTTTCCACCACCCTGGCAAAAAAGGGAATCGTGGCCAAGCTCAAGGGCACTACAGCGGCACCGGTTCCGATGGAACTGCCCACCATAGCCCGGGTCAAGGGCATAATGGCAATCATTAATATCACAAAGGGAAAGGATCTCCCGATGTTAACTACATAGGACAGCACCCGATGAACAGCCGGATTCGATGCGATAAAGCCTTTTTCCGTGATCTTCAGCATCACCCCCAGCACGGTACCGAATATCACTCCGAAAAACGTGGCCGAGGTACTCATATACAAAGTCTCCAGCAATGCCGGGATCAACAACTGAATCATTCTTTCCATTTACACCACCTCCCTTTTCAAATGCGCTTTTCCATGAATCTCCGAGGACTCGATCAACGCCCTGGTATAAGTCTTTTTCGGATAACCCAGGACCTGCTCCTTTGATCCTTGTTCAATCATTTCCCCATTTTGCAAGACCCCCACCCGGTGACATATTCTGGACACCGCGGATAACTGATGGCTGATCATTAGAATCGTAATGCCCAACTCCCGATTGATTTTTTCCAGTAAGCTTAGAATCGCCTTCCCGGTAATGGGATCCAAACTGGAGGTGGCCTCATCGCATAATAAAATTTTCGGATTGGTGGCCAGGGCCCGGGCGATGGCCACCCGCTGCCGTTGACCGCCGCTTAGTACTGCGGGGTAGTGGTGCTTTTTCTCCTTTAAGTCTACAATTTCCAGTAGTTCATCGACTTTTTTCTCAATTTTCGATCGGGACTCCCCGGACAGTTCCAGGGGAAAAGCAATATTCCCCCCAACTTTTCGGTGTTGCAGAAGATGGTAATGTTGAAAAATCATTCCCGTATTTTGTCGTAAGGCTCGAAGATCCTTTTTGTCACAGGTCTGTAAATTCACGCCGTCCACCGTTAAGTTTCCTTCATCAAAGGTTTCCAGTCCGTTGACCAAGCGCAGCAAGGTGGATTTTCCCGCACCGCTCAGTCCGATCACCCCGAAAATCTCCCGGGCATTTACAATTAAATCAACGTTCTTCAGTGCTTTTACCCCGCCGTTCTTTGAGGGATAGGTTTTCGAAATTTTTTGGAAATGTATCATTTTGTCTCCTCCTTCAGTTTGTTTTTTCTATTTTTTAACTCTTTTTGAAAAAGAAAACCCCTTATTCACAAAAAGAATAAGGGGTGAAAAACATACCGGTCTCATCTTTCAGTGACGATGCACTGCTGGAATTAGCACCTTAGAATTTCTTCTTGGTTGCCGGGCTTCATCGGGCCAGTCCCTCCGCCGCTCTGGATAAGTGTGGATTATTAAGTTTTAGGCCGTCCATTTGGCATAAAAAAATACCCATTCAAAGATGGGTAGAAATCGCCTTCATTTCTCCTCATCTTCCAGTGACCATGCACTGCTGGATTTAGCACCTCGGAATTTCTTCCTGGTTGCCGGGTTTCATAGGGCCAGTCCCTCCACCACTCTGGATAAGGTCTTCTATTAAAATCTTATATACGAGTATAACCACTATTCAGTGCTTTGTCAACCATAATCTTAACATGCTCTTTTTCTACCGTGCATCCGGTCCACCCCCTCCTAAAGAACCCTTTACTATACCCATCGAACAACATACTCTTGAAAAACGCCGTAATCAATGTTAAAACTTAAATAATCAGAATATTTTATATAAAGGGGGGCTTTCCATTCATCTTTCTCTTAGTTTAATGTCCGTAAGTCTTCAATCTTGTTCATCAATCAAAGGAGGAAAGGACCTTGGTAAAAACAAACAGAATGTTGATCTTTATTTCAATTTTATTAACCCTTAGTATACTTGTCGCCTGTGAGGCGCCCGAGGATAATGGGGTTGATGAAAACGGGGAAGCAGAAGCTCCCCAGGAAGAAGAAAACGTCATGGATACGGATGTACTGGTAGTAGGGGGTGGCGGTGCCGGTTTGGCCGCAGCTATAGAAGCCTCTGAAGAGGGAGCCTCTGTTGTTTTAGTAGAGAAATTAGGAATGCTAGGCGGTAGCACAAGTTTATCCGGAGGTATTTTGCATGCTTCAGAAAGTCCGGTACAGGAACGGGCCGGAATTGAAGAACCATGGGAGGATTTTGCGGATTACTGGATGGAGATGTCAGAAGGCAATGCGGATGAAGAAATGATTAACTACATTGCCCGAAATTCCGGTGAAACGATTGCATGGTTAGAAGAACGAGGTGTGGTCTTTCAAGAAGATCTAACTGCCGAAGGAATCAGTCCTGCACAACGAGGCCACCATGCGGAAGATGGGGGATTTGGTATAACACGACCCTTAGAGGAAGTTGCGGAAGATTTAGGTGTGGAGATTATTCTTAATACCACCGTAACGGAGCTTATTTTAGAAGATGATGGCACCGTAATCGGTGCGGTAGGTGAAAACGGTAATGGACAAACTTTCACATTTAATGCTGAAGCCGTAATTTTAGCCACCGGTGGATTTGATCAAAATGAAGAAATGATAGAAGAGTATGCTCCGGTAGCCAGTGGTCAATTTTCTTATGCTGCCTCCGGTAATGTCGGCGACGGACTACGAATGGCAGAAGAAGCAGGAGCTGATATCGTAGCACCAAATGGCGTTATTGGATTCCGAGGAGTTGACCCGAGTGTTTCCTACAGAGGGGAACTCGGCGGATTGGTGTTTGCTCCGAATCTATATGTTGATGAGAGTGGACAACGATTTATGAACGAAGCTGATTACTACGCTTTGATGTATGAAGCCATGGTAGAAAACGAAAGTGAAGAATTCTACTCAATTTTCAGCGGCGAAGTACCGGAAGAGATCCTAGATGAAGGCGTTGAAGAAGGATACGCGGTAAGCGCCGAGAGTTTTGAAGAATTAGCAGAAGCTATTGGTGTACCAGAGGAGAATTTCTTAAATACCATAGAACGATTTAATGAATTAGTAGAAATCGGTGAAGACGAGGACTATGGAAACCCTGCAATTGCCGAGATTGAAGAGAACAATCTGTATGCCTTAACGGTGCATCCGGCCACATTAAGTTCCTTTGGAGGACCAAGAGTCAATCTACAAGGGGAAGTATTAGATTCGGAAGGGAACCACATTGGCGGGCTATATGCTGCCGGTGATGTTGCGAATGGTCAATTGTATGATTCTGTCTATCCCGCTAGCGGAACTTGCATCACTTCCGTGCTGGTTATGGGCCGCGAGGCCGGAAAAACAGCAGCCATGAGTGTAGAGTGATTTTATAGTTCTTTTGACCAAGAGATAACTTATTATTTACTGTAACCGATCGGTAAATAAGGTACAAAAAACAGGCGGCCTCCTAGTTGTTTGTAAATTGACGATTATTTACAACGGTTTGAGGTCTACTACAATAAATCCATACAAAATCGTGCTGTGAAAAAGAGACTCCTTAAAGAGTCTCTTTTTCGCTTGTTTCTTTCCCCACTTTTTCGGCTTTCTTATCTTCCTTCTCAGAAATAACCTTCTCTTTAATTTCATAACGCTTTCAGGCTTTAAGAAGCCATCCTTTAGAGCATTGATCTCCGAGGTAATCCAGGCGTCCCGCCAGGGATCCCACAATCCTCTCATGGAGGGATCCCAGGCTCATCAGGCCAAAAGCGGCCAGGTAGGCTAGGAAAGCCGAGGCGGCGATGTTGATGATGACCGCCCTGATCAGTAGTTCTAATTTCAGAGGACATCCCCTCCTTTAATCCCCGAGGGTAGAACCGGAAAGGACGGAGGGGTTTGGTTCCTCATGAACCGAACACCTCCGTCCCCTTTGGTTTATCTCAAAAGAACCGTGTGCGAGCTACTTTCTCAAATTAACATCGATCCTTCGGTCCACCTTATATTCAAACTCCACGGTAATGTCACCCTCCGCCGGCACGGTAACTCGGTACTCTATTTGGGAAGAGGATACTTTAATATACTCGTGAGAGGAGGTAACCATCTCCCACACACCGTGACGGGAATGCTCAAACCGGACTTCCGCCTCCGTCTCTTTATGGTTTCTAATGATCACCTCATATTTATAATATTCCACACCGCCCATTTTTTTATGATCGATTTTCTTATATTCAAAGGCGATATCAAAGGCTTTGCCAATGGAAAGGGTAATAGCTTCATTTTTCGGGGTATGCATTATACCGTCTTCTCCGATAAATTCCAGGGATCCGTCGGCAGTATCCTCTTTATACAGCTTGATTTTCCCCTGGGGCATGGCCACCCCCAGTCCATGCTCTTGTCGATTCTGAAACTCTACAATAATATCGGCCTTATCTTCATAAAGACCCAGTTGATAATACTGCTTATAGGGAATCCCCTCTCCCGTTAAGATCCCGATTTGCTTGGATTGATTGTCTTTAAGGGTCGTGGCCTGGCCTAAGGTATACATATGATAATCAAAGAAAGCTTTTACTTCCGGTTCATAGGAAGACGTTATTTCAAGTTCATACATCCCGTCCGGCTCCATTTCCTCTACTTCCCGATTGACGTCTCCCGCGATAAGCTTAATCCGGGCATTTTCAAACGTCATCCCGCTGGTATTTTGGATTTCCGCCCATCCCGCAATGTTTAAGGTCTCTTCTTTCATTTCCACCACATAATTGGCATGCCAGCGAAAGCCTCCACTTAAGTAGGATACTTTCACTTTTTCCGAAGGTTTGCCATCGGTTTTCCAAACCAGGGCCGGTCGTACAATCAGCCCCGATGGTAGTGAGGGCAGCACGATTTCTTCTTTGGTATCGGTGTAGATTTCCTTTGTGGCATCGTCTTCAAGAACACAACGACCGCCGGCCTCCACCGAGAGCAGACGACAACTTTTTTTCTCTTTGGTTTCCCGATCCTTTAAATACACTTGCTTATCCACATATTTCTCCAAGAGCTTTTCTCTGCTGACCAGATCAAAATCATAGTTGAATTCTAAAACGTTGATCCCTTCTACAATTAAGGAGTCGGTTTCAATCAGCTGGGCAACGTCGCCAAAAATAAGTTCGGATTCATCGGCTTTCATATCGATGGACCGTTTTTCTTTCACCGCACCAAAGCCTCCATTGTAAATGGTTAATGCAATTTCCTCAGTATCCTTACGGGTTGATACTTTCCTCATCATTCTACACCTCCGTATAAACTGTTCGTGCCGATGGCACCGGACAATTAACTTATACCCCTTATTGAGTCCTTTGAACAAAAACAATAGCCCCTGAC encodes:
- a CDS encoding methionine ABC transporter ATP-binding protein; the encoded protein is MIHFQKISKTYPSKNGGVKALKNVDLIVNAREIFGVIGLSGAGKSTLLRLVNGLETFDEGNLTVDGVNLQTCDKKDLRALRQNTGMIFQHYHLLQHRKVGGNIAFPLELSGESRSKIEKKVDELLEIVDLKEKKHHYPAVLSGGQRQRVAIARALATNPKILLCDEATSSLDPITGKAILSLLEKINRELGITILMISHQLSAVSRICHRVGVLQNGEMIEQGSKEQVLGYPKKTYTRALIESSEIHGKAHLKREVV
- a CDS encoding potassium channel family protein translates to MACTSFENAKALVNSLTQLDGEESIIMEGATYHLVNSYDDLIKLNNKFNFIRSLNRNGKDDDVKHEGSLLENVFFVIRFDIELSSIQKKAGLLLEGLRISNCVFLGELKKDIQSDDDPNWEEGSLVLDRCLIKNEIRFVFNPVSFEAYDCCFMGSVSFHDLRDTFAGYFCDFTQIEIQTAHIDNLVLEECSAKSLLINFDSHQPILNVVEITHCRIEDISFNSNNYAARVINKKLVLIGNDIKNFTTKKLHAKTLWINKCTIENIMVEKSIIDADFIMVENTFDTINLRGTYFRGKILFDISFIEYGDMNRIFKYNLRDTETIENVNVFIRLANQNNDTDAELKLKYFQSVQKNKAYNTGVKYIANKVLDITTGYFTNYRRIVLTMIATIVIFGAVYSLFPQYILVGDTTLDIATNNNTVLVIVNSFYFSLISYTTIGYGDLSPIGIFKLLSGIEGMLGVLISASLVTVFARKFL
- a CDS encoding DUF2087 domain-containing protein, with product MENINEAFWKASPEEMQRGYIYRREEEDYRCLICGESFQDGRVYQRKGKLLDAKLTVKDHIVEKHQSVFHYLLNLSKRYTGLTDTQKEILEDLYLGRSDKEIVKNQGGKSPATIRNHRFKLREKEKQARVFLALMGLLDNPKKPKTPSEELVDIHRRATSVDDRYVITQGEQEKILQAYIKDGRVTSFPSKEKKKIVILQYIMEAFEANKQYREKEVNEIIKEKIEDYVTVRRYLIQYGFLDRKRDGSFYWVKE
- a CDS encoding methionine ABC transporter permease, encoding MERMIQLLIPALLETLYMSTSATFFGVIFGTVLGVMLKITEKGFIASNPAVHRVLSYVVNIGRSFPFVILMIAIMPLTRAMVGSSIGTGAAVVPLSLATIPFFARVVESALGEIDFGLIEAAQSMGATNGEIIRKVLLPESISPLVLGITITFVNVVGYSAMAGVVGGGGLGDLAIRYGYHRFDQEVMFSTIIVLVVLVTTVQWTGSFLANKLNRRRS
- a CDS encoding DUF4139 domain-containing protein; the protein is MRKVSTRKDTEEIALTIYNGGFGAVKEKRSIDMKADESELIFGDVAQLIETDSLIVEGINVLEFNYDFDLVSREKLLEKYVDKQVYLKDRETKEKKSCRLLSVEAGGRCVLEDDATKEIYTDTKEEIVLPSLPSGLIVRPALVWKTDGKPSEKVKVSYLSGGFRWHANYVVEMKEETLNIAGWAEIQNTSGMTFENARIKLIAGDVNREVEEMEPDGMYELEITSSYEPEVKAFFDYHMYTLGQATTLKDNQSKQIGILTGEGIPYKQYYQLGLYEDKADIIVEFQNRQEHGLGVAMPQGKIKLYKEDTADGSLEFIGEDGIMHTPKNEAITLSIGKAFDIAFEYKKIDHKKMGGVEYYKYEVIIRNHKETEAEVRFEHSRHGVWEMVTSSHEYIKVSSSQIEYRVTVPAEGDITVEFEYKVDRRIDVNLRK
- a CDS encoding FAD-dependent oxidoreductase; the protein is MVKTNRMLIFISILLTLSILVACEAPEDNGVDENGEAEAPQEEENVMDTDVLVVGGGGAGLAAAIEASEEGASVVLVEKLGMLGGSTSLSGGILHASESPVQERAGIEEPWEDFADYWMEMSEGNADEEMINYIARNSGETIAWLEERGVVFQEDLTAEGISPAQRGHHAEDGGFGITRPLEEVAEDLGVEIILNTTVTELILEDDGTVIGAVGENGNGQTFTFNAEAVILATGGFDQNEEMIEEYAPVASGQFSYAASGNVGDGLRMAEEAGADIVAPNGVIGFRGVDPSVSYRGELGGLVFAPNLYVDESGQRFMNEADYYALMYEAMVENESEEFYSIFSGEVPEEILDEGVEEGYAVSAESFEELAEAIGVPEENFLNTIERFNELVEIGEDEDYGNPAIAEIEENNLYALTVHPATLSSFGGPRVNLQGEVLDSEGNHIGGLYAAGDVANGQLYDSVYPASGTCITSVLVMGREAGKTAAMSVE
- a CDS encoding MetQ/NlpA family ABC transporter substrate-binding protein, with translation MTKRKGIIIGLLLIITWGIFVGCTDAGEDEELSTLRIGASPVPHSEILEFIEEDLKKEGIALEIVEFTDYVTPNLSLEEEEVDANFFQHGPYLESFNGEHGLNLSSVLEVHVEPLGLYSNSLGDIEELQEGSTIAIPNDPTNGGRALLLLSEFGLIDVEEGSDLQVTISDIKNNPKNLEFVELEAPQLPRSLEDVDAAVINTNYALEADFHPLEDALISENENSPYTNVIATREELTDLEKIQALIEVLTREKVEDFLWENYDGAVVPVF